From Brevinematia bacterium, a single genomic window includes:
- the yajC gene encoding preprotein translocase subunit YajC → MQDGGLSFLILLILMFVVFYFLIIFPENRRRKKLMRQISEMKEGDRFVTAGGIIAEFVSRDEDRGIIKARISKETLVEIGKDFIVSVLQDKVEEKK, encoded by the coding sequence ATGCAAGATGGAGGCTTGTCATTTCTCATACTCCTTATCTTAATGTTTGTAGTCTTTTACTTTTTGATCATTTTCCCTGAGAATAGGAGAAGGAAAAAACTTATGCGTCAGATAAGCGAGATGAAGGAGGGAGACAGATTTGTTACAGCTGGTGGGATAATAGCAGAATTTGTCTCGAGAGATGAAGACAGGGGTATAATAAAAGCGAGAATATCAAAAGAAACTCTAGTAGAGATTGGCAAGGATTTTATAGTATCAGTTCTTCAGGACAAAGTTGAGGAAAAGAAATAG